Proteins encoded by one window of Cydia fagiglandana chromosome Z, ilCydFagi1.1, whole genome shotgun sequence:
- the LOC134678471 gene encoding uncharacterized protein LOC134678471: MDWWKLFAVLVAVAGVHVSADGPKKKIRIHLPQKVKHIHHHKKIYITQHPAQSQYAPAYLPSAEGAVAVPTNVALPSVASIVPLDSEELFEEPHNRLPGVAAAASKLLPLYRARGYYGPNHSEVEEQDYDLDPPPEPEDSYLPSAFSAPAATAASTPKRVKVLKVNETPRKKVKKVKPKRIITVRNRPQPEEEHPVSSFHEQFYSDVAGSGTIKKIRKPQRVEKIIDGDTEHIHTYSEEHIHKVVFDDRPKLTGVVGLHGPRDHLASMSALAAHHPLIPLKNSQALLALSSDPFTGLTAVGSMGTPSHLEYAAYNPRDVTHDHIFHDHGEITSDIDVIKDSLSSPPKGSYNSQGLRISGSAPKRHKYGTHKYSKPTKPSASTDFSYYEGIYSPHSRPKKAPKPTPTTPTPHYESSSEVNYGDYRRIPSFKVKDKSKLKSRYVTPNPYYGEDKLADYRLQQASVPAPFSLSSTVVHDYKPTSYESSASAQTQTGFTNFKDPFVDFKGYSNNFDYDTYASPSNVQATENKDREAARNKNKNKSISTQNISFGGHTQHQSVLDHLEDPNSSGSGVTLEDDTPTSAEINAAFDNFKSTDIPTAYTIKETSPVHQYYSAMAIKALHGDPMSAPAASNDNFQYAEPPTQSTTSQPSLVATTTGSTLRFYRIQSTDTAATPSTDHHPGTKQSIRTREKKRLQSVASTKAGPAHRFSVLKEFTSTDKSSGRSVLPTSLRHLHRFTNEHPTDSSTVRGKLKYGDKI, from the coding sequence AAAAAAGATCCGGATACATCTACCACAAAAGGTGAAGCACATACACCACCACAAGAAGATTTATATAACGCAACACCCTGCGCAGTCCCAGTATGCTCCCGCTTACTTGCCGAGCGCAGAAGGGGCAGTAGCGGTCCCAACGAACGTGGCATTGCCATCTGTTGCCAGCATTGTGCCACTTGATTCAGAGGAGCTGTTTGAGGAACCACATAATAGACTGCCTGGAGTTGCGGCTGCGGCCTCCAAGTTGTTGCCACTGTATAGAGCCCGAGGGTACTACGGACCCAACCACTCTGAAGTCGAAGAGCAGGATTATGACCTGGATCCTCCTCCCGAGCCGGAAGACTCCTACCTGCCGTCTGCCTTCTCAGCCCCAGCCGCGACCGCCGCTTCGACCCCTAAAAGGGTGAAGGTTTTAAAAGTTAACGAGACACCGCGAAAGAAGGTCAAAAAAGTAAAGCCTAAACGTATTATCACGGTGCGAAATAGACCTCAACCCGAAGAAGAACACCCAGTGTCCAGTTTTCATGAACAGTTCTATTCGGACGTGGCAGGATCCggaactattaaaaaaataaggaAACCGCAACGAGTTGAAAAAATTATCGACGGCGACACCGAACACATTCACACGTATAGCGAAGAGCACATACACAAGGTAGTATTTGACGACAGGCCCAAGCTGACCGGCGTTGTGGGCTTGCACGGGCCGCGCGACCACCTCGCCAGCATGTCCGCGCTGGCCGCGCACCACCCACTGATTCCACTCAAAAACTCACAGGCCTTGCTGGCTCTCTCTTCCGACCCCTTCACAGGATTAACAGCTGTCGGGTCGATGGGAACGCCATCGCATTTAGAATACGCTGCTTACAATCCTCGCGACGTAACCCATGATCACATATTTCACGATCATGGCGAGATTACATCAGATATTGACGTAATAAAAGATAGCCTGAGTTCTCCTCCCAAGGGCTCTTACAATAGCCAGGGTTTACGAATCAGCGGAAGTGCCCCCAAACGCCACAAGTATGGGACACATAAATACTCAAAACCAACTAAACCGTCCGCATCGACTGACTTTTCATACTATGAAGGTATATATTCGCCCCACAGTCGTCCAAAGAAAGCGCCGAAACCTACACCAACAACACCAACGCCACATTACGAATCCTCATCGGAAGTGAACTATGGCGATTACAGGAGGATTCCATCTTTTAAAGTTAAAGACAAGTCTAAACTGAAAAGTCGTTATGTGACGCCGAACCCATACTACGGCGAAGACAAGCTCGCAGACTACCGGTTGCAGCAGGCCAGTGTGCCGGCGCCTTTCTCTTTGTCCAGCACCGTCGTGCACGACTACAAGCCGACGTCCTACGAGTCCTCAGCATCCGCGCAGACACAAACTGGTTTTACGAATTTTAAAGATCCGTTTGTTGATTTTAAAGGCTACTCTAACAACTTTGATTACGACACATATGCCTCTCCTTCAAACGTTCAAGCGACAGAAAACAAAGACAGAGAGGCGGCacgaaacaaaaataaaaacaagtcgATATCGACCCAAAATATAAGTTTTGGAGGACACACTCAACATCAATCCGTACTAGACCATCTAGAAGACCCGAACTCGTCTGGGTCGGGTGTAACCCTAGAGGACGATACGCCTACATCTGCGGAAATAAATGCAGCATTCGATAATTTTAAATCGACAGATATACCAACGGCGTACACTATTAAAGAAACTTCACCAGTACACCAATATTACTCGGCAATGGCTATCAAAGCGTTGCATGGTGACCCTATGTCGGCTCCAGCAGCTTCCAACGACAACTTCCAGTACGCCGAGCCCCCCACCCAGTCGACGACTTCTCAGCCGTCGTTGGTGGCCACAACCACAGGTTCTACGCTTCGCTTTTACAGGATACAAAGCACAGACACCGCGGCCACGCCTTCAACAGACCACCATCCTGGCACCAAGCAAAGCATACGCACTCGTGAGAAAAAAAGACTACAAAGTGTCGCATCAACAAAGGCTGGACCTGCGCATAGGTTTTCAGTGTTAAAGGAGTTTACATCAACAGACAAGAGTTCTGGCAGGTCGGTACTCCCGACGTCGCTCAGACATCTCCACAGATTCACAAACGAGCACCCAACGGACTCATCCACCGTGAGAGGGAAGCTCAAATATGGTGATAAAATATGA
- the LOC134678147 gene encoding uncharacterized protein LOC134678147, translated as MAARLGLSGFLLASFGVCFATFGHEHVHIRIHIPEPELHHESKEVIVHEHHDDHDGGGGGYGGGHGGGHGGGHGGGHGGGHGGGHGGGHGGGHGGGHGIDIHSLHGGFIDHLKGHGGGGHGGGHGGGFGGGHGGGYGGGHDGGFGGGHDHGGGHDFGGGHGGGSFDLGGHGGDHGGFGGGFGGGHGGGFGGGHDHGGGHDHGGGSDFGGSFGGGHGSDLGGYGGGGHGGSGGHDHGGGGFHLGGSFGGGHGGGHGSSGGHDFGGSIGGGFGGGHDDHHGGGGGGFGGGHDDHHGGGGDGFGGGHDDHHGGGGGGFGGHGGGISLVSSDSYSGSSHGSGGHGSGGLGSFGGSGGGHDSYSSGGGGGHNSYDSGISSYDTYHSGGHGGGGDSYSLGGGSGGHGGDSYSGGFGGGHGGGHGGGHGGGGHGSSGGHSSFGGDSYTSAIFAGHGGGPYHKK; from the exons ATGGCCGCCCGCCTTGGC CTAAGCGGCTTCCTACTGGCTAGCTTTGGCGTCTGCTTCGCGACTTTTGGACATGAACA CGTTCACATTCGTATCCATATACCTGAACCTGAACTGCACCACGAGTCGAAAGAAGTAATAGTTCATGAGCATCACGATGACCACGACGGAGGCGGCGGAGGCTACGGCGGCGGGCACGGAGGCGGCCACGGAGGCGGCCACGGAGGCGGCCACGGAGGCGGCCACGGAGGCGGCCACGGGGGCGGCCACGGGGGTGGACATGGCGGCGGCCACGGGATTGACATCCATAGTTTGCACGGAGGCTTCATTGACCATCTGAAAGGCCACGGCGGTGGAGGCCACGGCGGAGGTCATGGCGGAGGATTTGGCGGAGGGCATGGTGGAGGATACGGCGGTGGCCACGACGGAGGATTTGGAGGTGGCCACGACCACGGTGGCGGCCACGATTTTGGAGGCGGACATGGCGGCGGAAGTTTTGATTTAGGAGGTCACGGTGGTGATCACGGCGGTTTCGGCGGTGGTTTCGGAGGTGGTCACGGCGGTGGATTTGGAGGCGGCCATGACCATGGTGGCGGCCATGATCACGGTGGTGGAAGTGACTTCGGTGGATCTTTCGGCGGAGGCCATGGTAGTGATTTGGGTGGCTACGGAGGCGGAGGTCATGGAGGCAGCGGCGGTCACGATCATGGCGGCGGTGGCTTTCACCTTGGCGGCAGTTTCGGTGGCGGCCACGGTGGCGGACATGGAAGCAGTGGCGGTCATGATTTCGGTGGAAGCATTGGCGGTGGATTTGGAGGCGGCCACGACGACCATCACGGTGGTGGAGGCGGTGGCTTTGGAGGCGGCCACGACGACCATCACGGTGGTGGAGGCGATGGCTTTGGAGGCGGCCACGACGACCATCACGGTGGTGGAGGCGGTGGTTTCGGAGGCCACGGCGGAGGAATATCTTTAGTAAGCTCAGACAGTTATAGCGGCAGCAGCCATGGATCTGGCGGCCACGGATCGGGCGGACTGGGAAGTTTCGGAGGCAGCGGAGGAGGCCACGATAGTTACAGTTCAGGTGGAGGAGGTGGCCATAACAGTTATGATTCGGGTATTAGTAGCTACGATACTTATCACAGCGGTGGACACGGAGGCGGCGGAGACAGTTATAGCTTAGGCGGAGGCTCAGGAGGCCATGGCGGTGATAGTTATAGTGGTGGTTTTGGAGGCGGCCACGGAGGTGGCCATGGAGGTGGCCACGGAGGTGGTGGCCATGGAAGCAGCGGAGGCCACAGTAGTTTTGGTGGTGACAGCTACACAAGCGCTATATTCGCCGGGCACGGGGGTGGCCCTTATCACAAAAAATAA